Genomic window (Marmota flaviventris isolate mMarFla1 chromosome X, mMarFla1.hap1, whole genome shotgun sequence):
TGCATCACTCTGTTTGCATCTAAGGATACAACTGCCTTAGAGATTAGGAGGCCATCCACAGCTGCCTGCGTCCCTTGGGACTGCTCATCACAATGTTGCCCAGTGGCACAGAGGAGAATTTGGGGCTCACAAGGGAAAGCATCCTTCTAAAAGGTCACAAAATAATTACTGGGGTTAAGGGGGCTCCTGATGCCTGTTCCAAGCCTTTTCTTGGAcggaggaggagaaggaatgggaaatgtcagagaaaaatgTACAGGAAATTGCTAGAGCCACAGGTTTCCTTGATGCCTAAGTTTATAAATAACCCTAGCTGTTCTTGGGGCAGAGGAAGATCTAGTAAAATGGCACAATCCTATGACCTGGTCTCAACaggaaagaataagagaaaaacaggagGCTTTCCATTCTCAAAGGCTCATTTTGCCTGCATGAGGTTCTCTCCTGTGTTTGCCCAGGAAATAAGAACTTGTATCCACTCTATCTGCAGCAGGTTGGGGGCTGAAGAGGAAGGGAATCAAGCTGAAGTGTTCTACAGGACAGGGAAAGCATTTGATCAATTCCTTTCCTCattctctttcattctctctttttcttgacATGTATACCCCTTCCCACCAGAGGCAGCCCACAGTTCTTCCAGGCAACAGCAGCTATTATTTACACCTTGCAAATAGACTACACTAGGAGACTCCTGGATCCTGGGGGATGTAAGATAATCAAGGAAAAAGGAGATAATGAAGGCAAACATCCAACATTTTTTCAGCCATTAGCAATGCACTGGAAAGGTTATTTGAACCCGAATTGGTGTCAAAGTTAGGAGGGAACAGAGTCTACCCTCTTTACCAAATGCACACAGGAAGGTCCAAAAGAAGCTTGTGGCATACCTAGCAACAGAACTAGATCAGAATTCAGGTGCACCAGGTCTTAGACCATGACTCTTTTTtacctctcctttctttctcaggAGCCAGGCTTACTGTACTGCCTTCCTCTGTTCTCCTTGTTCCCCTAGCCCTGCAGCCTGGAGGACTTAACAGGCCTTCCTTGGGCTCCCACTCACAGCTGAGGTTCATCCTGGCAGTGCCTCTCTGACACCCACTCCTCTTCTCCTAACTCCAGGAAAAAAGCACACGTTTAAACCTTATTATCTAAATATTAACCTGGGGGTTATGTTTGTTTATCTCAGTTTTCAAGCTTATAGTTGCTGGGTTTCAGAGTCCAAGCAAATATGTGCATGGCCAGTCATCACTAAGAAATTAATTCTCTCACATTGAAACAAAGCTCTGTATGTAAATAAAGCATAATCCCCTAGGGGGACTCCTGGCCCTCCTACACAGTCACCCCACTCTCTGCACTGAGGACATCTAAGCCAGAAGGCTGGCTGGTGGACATCAGTACTGTAGCAAACAGGCAAAAATCACACAGCCTTCCTAAGAGGCTTTGGACCCTTGCTTGGGTCTGGGATGAGACCTGGAATGTACAGGTCACTGCCCTTATCATGCATGTGAGAAAGAGGGTGTGGAAAAGACCACTCAGGGGTCTGAGAAGTTCTGGTGATGCCAGTGCCTTAGCCAGGCAGGTTCTTGAGAAACCCCTCTGCAGAAGCTTCTCTGGCTGCCAGCAGGGTTGGAGGTGGAGTAGTTCAGAATCAACTGACGCAGCCGGGAATAGAGCTTTGCAAAGCCACTTGCAGAGAAGGGAAGCATCtgccccaccctcccccaccGTGCGCCCTCGATCCTCTGCCTACACCCTCCCCCCGTGACGTCACCCTAGCCCTGTCCCAGGGAGCTTGCTAAGCCTCTAAAATTCAAACTGCTAGACGCACTGCTGCCGCCAACATCGGATTGAAAGCGCGCGCCCAGGCTCTGCTGTGGCCGCctcccgccgcccgccgccccaGCCGGCAGCTCCCGGACCTCCCTACGCAATTGCACCCAGGGCACTGGCAGCGCAGCTTCTCTGGGGCTCAAACCTTCGTCTTCCTCTTCTGCGCCCGCAGGATTTTTAATTTATGCACACCCTTCCCCCAACAAAATTAAAGCAGCCAACAAAAAGCTGGGCATCCCCTCTGGAAGTGGCGTCTTCTTTTACCttgctctccctctcttcctgaaGATGCTAAACTCCTGGTGGACTGCAGAGGAGGGGGGTCCCGTCTTCTCCTGATGTGTGAGTACCCCTCTCTATGAGCTGTCTTTGCTCTCCCATCTCCACCCCCGCCGCCATCCCCGATTCCTGATTTTCCCACCCCCCTTTTTgcgcagtttaaaaaaaaaaaaagaagaagaagtaaagcAATTTCTTCAGCCCCAAACGCGGGAGCCGCCCGAAATGTCTTAGAGATACCccaggggaggaggaggtgggctAGATTTAGTAGGACAAGTCATTACTAATGACTCCGCGGCTGGCTGCGACCCGCCGGGGAAATCAGGTGCAAGCATGTGTATTCGGGAACAAGTGTGTGGGTGGGCTGGGGGGAGTGggcagggaaaggagagaagaaaccGCTTTGAGAAAGCAGTGATTTCATTCTGCTGTGTTGCCCACCCCCTCATtcaccctccctcccactccGCCCTCTTGCTTTGCCATTTTAATCTTccttccttgtttctttcttctctgcatcccgcttcctccccctgccccccacttAAGGTTTGCCTGTAGGTACCTGAGCTGACACTGAAGGTGCCTAAAGATGCTGAGCGGCGTTTGGTTCCTCAGTGTGTTAACAGTGGCCGGGATCTTACAGACGGAGAGTCGCAAAACTGCCAAAGACATTTGCAAGATCCGCTGCCTGTGCGAAGAGAAGGAAAATGTACTGAATATTAACTGTGAAAACAAAGGATTTACAACTGTCAGCCTGCTCCAGCCCCCCCAGTATCGAATCTATCAGCTTTTTCTCAATGGAAACCTCCTGACGAGATTGTATCCCAACGAATTTGTCAATTACTCCAACGCGGTGACTCTTCACCTAGGTAACAACGGACTGCAGGAGATCCGAACCGGGGCATTCAGCGGCCTGAAAACCCTCAAGAGACTGCACCTCAATAACAACAAGCTGGAGGTATTGCGGGAGGACACATTCCTGGGCCTGGAGAGCCTGGAGTACCTCCAGGCCGACTACAATTACATCAGTGCCATTGAGGCTGGGGCATTCAGCAAACTTAATAAACTCAAAGTGCTCATCCTGAATGACAACCTTCTGCTGTCGCTGCCCAGCAATGTGTTTCGCTTTGTCCTGCTGACCCACTTAGACTTGAGGGGAAACAGGCTGAAAGTAATGCCTTTTGCTGGTGTCCTTGAACATATCGGAGGGATCATGGAGATTCAGCTGGAGGAAAACCCATGGAATTGCACTTGTGATTTACTTCCTCTCAAGGCTTGGCTGGACACCATAACTGTTTTCGTGGGGGAAATTGTCTGTGAAACTCCTTTCAGGTTGCATGGGAAAGATGTGACCCAACTGACCAGGCAAGACCTCTGTCCCAGAAAAACCATTGGTGACTCTAGTCAGAGAGGCAGCCACCCTGATACACATGTGCAAAGGCTGTCGCCTACAGTGAATCCTGCTCTCAACCCAACCAGGGCTCCTAAAGCCAGCCGGCCACCCAAAATGAGAAATCGTCCTACTCCCAGAGTAACTGTGTCAAAGGACAGGCAGAGTTTTGGGCCAATCATGGTATACCAAACCAAGTCCCCTGTGCCCCTCACTTGCCCCAGTAGCTGTGTCTGCACTTGTCAGAGCTCAGACAATGGTCTAAATGTTAACTGCCAAGAAAGGAAGTTCACTAATATCTCTGACCTACAGCCCAAACCTACCAGTCCAAAGAAACTCTACCTAACAGGAAACTATCTTCAAACTGTCTATAAGAATGACCTCTTAGAATACAGTTCTTTGGATTTGTTGCACTTAGGAAACAACCGAATTGCAGTCATTCAGGAAGGTGCCTTCACAAACCTGACCAGTTTACGCAGACTTTATCTGAATGGTAATTACCTTGAAGTGCTGTATCCTTCTATGTTTGATGGACTGCAGAGCTTGCAATATCTCTATTTAGAGTACAATGTCATTAAAGAAATTAAGCCGCTGACCTTTGATACTTTGATTAACTTACAGCTCCTGTTCCTGAATAATAACCTGCTCCGGTCCTTACCAGATAACATATTTGGGGGCACAGCCCTCACCAGGCTGAATCTGAGAAACAACCATTTTTCACACCTGCCCGTGAAAGGGGTTCTGGATCAGCTTCCAGCTTTTATACAAATAGATCTGCAAGAGAACCCATGGGACTGCACCTGTGACATCATGGGGCTGAAGGACTGGACAGAACATGCCAATTCCCCAGTCATCATCAATGAGGTGACTTGTGAGTCTCCTGCCAAGCATGCAGGGGAGATACTGAAATTTCTGGGAAGGGAGGCTATTTGTCCAGATAGCCCAAACTTGTCAGATGGGACCATTTTGTCAATGAATCACAACACAGACACTCCTCGGTCACTTAGTGTGTCTCCTAGTTCCTATCCTGAACTCCACACAGAAGTACCACTGTCTGTCTTAATTTTAGGATTGCTTGTTGTTTTCATCCTA
Coding sequences:
- the Slitrk2 gene encoding SLIT and NTRK-like protein 2, translating into MLSGVWFLSVLTVAGILQTESRKTAKDICKIRCLCEEKENVLNINCENKGFTTVSLLQPPQYRIYQLFLNGNLLTRLYPNEFVNYSNAVTLHLGNNGLQEIRTGAFSGLKTLKRLHLNNNKLEVLREDTFLGLESLEYLQADYNYISAIEAGAFSKLNKLKVLILNDNLLLSLPSNVFRFVLLTHLDLRGNRLKVMPFAGVLEHIGGIMEIQLEENPWNCTCDLLPLKAWLDTITVFVGEIVCETPFRLHGKDVTQLTRQDLCPRKTIGDSSQRGSHPDTHVQRLSPTVNPALNPTRAPKASRPPKMRNRPTPRVTVSKDRQSFGPIMVYQTKSPVPLTCPSSCVCTCQSSDNGLNVNCQERKFTNISDLQPKPTSPKKLYLTGNYLQTVYKNDLLEYSSLDLLHLGNNRIAVIQEGAFTNLTSLRRLYLNGNYLEVLYPSMFDGLQSLQYLYLEYNVIKEIKPLTFDTLINLQLLFLNNNLLRSLPDNIFGGTALTRLNLRNNHFSHLPVKGVLDQLPAFIQIDLQENPWDCTCDIMGLKDWTEHANSPVIINEVTCESPAKHAGEILKFLGREAICPDSPNLSDGTILSMNHNTDTPRSLSVSPSSYPELHTEVPLSVLILGLLVVFILSVCFGAGLFVFVLKRRKGVPSVPRSANNLDVSSFQLQYGSYNTETHDKTDGHVYNYIPPPVGQMCQNPIYMQKEGDPVAYYRNLQEFNYGNLEEKKEEPATLAYTISATELLEKQATPREPEMLYQNIAERVKELPSAGLVHYNFCTLPKRQFAPSYESRRQNQDRINKTVLYGTPRKCFVGQSKPDHPLLQAKPQSEPDYLEVLEKQTAISQL